The following coding sequences lie in one Streptomyces albofaciens JCM 4342 genomic window:
- a CDS encoding MFS transporter produces the protein MNAAVMTVQAMVSGVNLALPQLSASALHPSATQTVWIVDLYVLVFAALLIPAGALGDRWGRKPVLITGLGVFALGCLGCALAPDVLVLLACRAVSGLGAALVMPATLALSLAVTPPAQRGKAVGAWSGATGLGGMLGNVVAGGTLQFFSWPVFFALFVPVAVVLAVLAARYAPATGRHAARLDPVGTGLLVVTLTALLFGLVEGREMGWSSVPVLTGFAVTLLAGAAFVAHALRAEAPLVDPRLFRLSAVRTGTLGVAAAFLGMFSLFYLNAQYLQYAKGFSALATGLAILPQGLCMKFVSPRAARLAGRWGARQVVALGMAFIVAGLLLLSLATARTPYWIYVIDLLVMACGMGLATPPLSSGIVGALPKSRSGVGSALNSTARELGSAIGVAVVGTVLTAGFTARLAAPVAPHAHSVSDAMAAAERLGAAQHAATVTAFTDAMALGYRVVAVIVAVAAVAVLLSRRGGASGSAGDDGARPATGDAPRDERETA, from the coding sequence ATGAATGCCGCCGTCATGACCGTCCAGGCCATGGTGTCCGGCGTCAATCTGGCTTTGCCCCAGCTCTCCGCCAGTGCGCTGCACCCGTCGGCGACCCAGACCGTGTGGATCGTGGACCTGTACGTCCTCGTCTTCGCCGCCCTCCTCATACCGGCCGGTGCGCTGGGCGACCGCTGGGGACGCAAGCCCGTACTCATCACCGGACTGGGCGTCTTCGCACTGGGCTGCCTGGGCTGCGCGCTGGCACCCGATGTTCTCGTCCTGCTGGCGTGCCGCGCGGTCTCCGGCCTGGGCGCCGCGCTGGTCATGCCCGCCACACTCGCCCTGTCCCTCGCGGTGACGCCGCCCGCCCAGCGCGGCAAGGCGGTCGGCGCCTGGTCGGGAGCCACGGGTCTGGGCGGCATGCTGGGCAACGTCGTGGCCGGCGGCACCCTCCAGTTCTTCTCCTGGCCGGTGTTCTTCGCGCTCTTCGTCCCGGTCGCCGTCGTGCTCGCGGTACTGGCGGCCCGGTACGCGCCCGCCACCGGGCGGCATGCCGCCCGCCTCGACCCGGTCGGCACCGGGCTGCTCGTCGTCACGCTCACCGCCCTGCTGTTCGGCCTCGTCGAGGGGCGGGAGATGGGCTGGTCCTCGGTGCCCGTACTCACCGGCTTCGCTGTCACCCTGCTCGCAGGTGCGGCCTTCGTCGCCCATGCGCTGCGCGCCGAGGCCCCCTTGGTCGACCCGCGCCTGTTCCGGCTGTCCGCCGTCCGCACCGGGACACTCGGTGTGGCGGCCGCCTTCCTCGGCATGTTCAGCCTCTTCTACCTCAATGCCCAGTACCTGCAGTACGCCAAGGGCTTCAGCGCCCTCGCCACCGGCCTCGCGATCCTGCCACAGGGCCTGTGCATGAAGTTCGTCTCGCCGCGGGCGGCCCGGCTGGCCGGGCGGTGGGGGGCGCGCCAGGTCGTGGCCCTCGGCATGGCTTTCATCGTCGCCGGGCTCCTGCTGCTGTCCCTGGCAACCGCGCGTACCCCGTACTGGATTTACGTCATCGACCTGCTCGTCATGGCGTGCGGCATGGGACTCGCCACCCCGCCGCTGTCCAGCGGAATCGTGGGAGCGCTGCCGAAGAGCCGGAGCGGTGTGGGATCCGCGCTGAACAGCACCGCGCGCGAACTCGGCAGCGCCATCGGTGTCGCGGTGGTCGGCACGGTCCTGACCGCCGGGTTCACCGCCCGGCTGGCGGCCCCCGTCGCGCCCCACGCCCACTCGGTCTCGGACGCGATGGCGGCGGCGGAGCGCCTGGGCGCCGCCCAGCACGCCGCCACGGTCACGGCGTTCACCGATGCCATGGCCCTCGGCTACCGGGTCGTCGCGGTGATCGTCGCCGTGGCCGCGGTGGCCGTACTGCTCAGCAGGCGCGGCGGCGCCTCGGGCAGCGCCGGAGACGATGGCGCCCGCCCGGCCACCGGTGACGCGCCGCGGGACGAGCGGGAGACCGCGTGA
- a CDS encoding LysR family transcriptional regulator has protein sequence MRLVHAKLDLNLLVALDVLLDECSVTAAAERLHVSEPAMSRTLGRIRKAVGDPVLVRAGHAMQPTPRAVAMRSEVRELVRRVRTVLAPAGEPDLKTLERTYTVTANDAMVTSVGDHLVSCVENEAPGVTLRFLAEPPGDHSGLREGSTDLEMGVLGPAAPEVRTEALATDHHVLVMRPDHALAQDELTAERVADARHIVTSRRGRLSGPLDEALAALGLGRRITVSAPTFAATLLLLVNRHDVVGLIPWRQYRRSVEALGLVTRELPLGLPPVELSLAWHPRDDADPAHTWLRARVRDSVRAVLS, from the coding sequence ATGCGTCTCGTGCATGCAAAGCTGGATCTCAACCTCTTGGTGGCGCTCGACGTCCTGCTGGACGAGTGCTCGGTCACCGCCGCGGCCGAGCGGCTGCACGTGTCCGAGCCCGCCATGAGCCGCACGCTGGGACGCATACGCAAGGCGGTCGGCGATCCCGTGCTCGTACGGGCCGGGCACGCCATGCAGCCGACACCGCGCGCCGTGGCGATGCGGAGCGAAGTACGCGAGCTGGTACGGCGGGTCCGGACGGTGCTGGCGCCGGCAGGGGAACCGGACCTGAAAACGCTGGAACGCACCTACACCGTGACCGCCAACGACGCGATGGTCACCTCGGTCGGCGATCACCTCGTCTCCTGCGTGGAGAACGAAGCACCCGGAGTGACCCTGCGTTTCCTCGCGGAACCGCCCGGGGACCACTCCGGGTTGCGGGAAGGAAGCACCGACCTCGAAATGGGCGTACTGGGCCCGGCCGCGCCGGAGGTGCGCACCGAAGCACTGGCGACGGATCACCACGTCCTGGTCATGCGCCCGGACCACGCCCTCGCCCAAGACGAGCTGACGGCCGAACGGGTGGCCGACGCCCGGCACATCGTCACGTCCCGGCGCGGCCGCCTGTCCGGCCCGCTCGACGAAGCGCTGGCCGCACTGGGGCTCGGCCGGCGCATCACCGTGTCCGCGCCGACCTTCGCCGCCACCCTGCTGCTCCTGGTCAACCGCCATGACGTGGTGGGGCTCATCCCGTGGCGCCAGTACCGGCGCAGCGTCGAGGCACTCGGCTTGGTCACCAGGGAACTGCCGCTGGGACTGCCCCCGGTGGAGCTGTCCCTGGCCTGGCACCCCCGCGACGACGCCGACCCGGCCCACACCTGGCTGCGGGCACGCGTACGGGATTCCGTACGGGCTGTCCTGTCGTGA
- a CDS encoding NADH-quinone oxidoreductase subunit NuoF family protein, whose translation MSGPLPDVPPVFALGPARLTAGLDQAERLDRRAHLLVHGSPPSLTVDRLAELADAIALRGRGGAGFPLVRKLTAVTHHARRTGVRPAVVVNGCEGEPACRKDTVLLCRAPHLVLDGALLAAEALGARTLVVGVTKDAAERSVRDALAERGLRDRRRGRSPRARLARVPERLVSGEASALIRAAEGGPALPPGRRVRAAESGLGGVPTLFSNAETFAQLAVAARLGAHRYASTGAPREPGTLLLTVSGAVPSPAVVETPSGVPLPYVLQTCAADPAPGGVLVGGYHGAWLDAATAYGTVVTREALAAGGGALGAGAVLPVPADTCPLGEALLVARWLAAESSGQCGPCRLGLPTMAGALVDVLAGGGQEALEAVRRAAQTVDGRGACKHPDGAARFVLSALAAFPDDLAAHVLGGGCGRETHGVLPLPAPEPANAADGTGSGTADPTAAAGRLAVDWTLCEGHGLCARLLPEAVSLDPDGYPLITDTALPARLHPHAQRAVRRCPALALRLEKP comes from the coding sequence ATGAGCGGCCCGCTGCCCGACGTCCCGCCCGTCTTCGCCCTCGGCCCGGCCCGGCTGACCGCGGGCCTCGACCAGGCCGAACGGCTGGACCGCCGCGCGCACCTGCTCGTCCACGGCTCGCCGCCGTCGCTGACCGTCGACCGGCTGGCCGAGCTGGCGGACGCCATCGCGCTGCGCGGCCGCGGCGGCGCGGGCTTCCCGCTCGTACGGAAACTGACGGCGGTCACCCACCACGCGCGGCGCACCGGCGTGCGGCCCGCGGTCGTCGTCAACGGCTGCGAGGGGGAGCCGGCCTGCCGCAAGGACACCGTCCTGCTGTGCCGCGCGCCCCACCTGGTTCTGGACGGCGCGCTGCTCGCCGCCGAGGCGCTCGGCGCCCGCACCCTGGTGGTCGGTGTGACCAAGGACGCGGCCGAGCGGTCGGTACGGGACGCGCTGGCCGAGCGCGGGCTGCGCGACCGCCGGCGCGGGCGGTCACCGCGCGCCCGGCTCGCACGGGTACCGGAGCGGCTGGTCTCCGGCGAGGCGTCCGCGCTGATCCGGGCCGCGGAGGGCGGACCGGCGCTGCCGCCGGGGCGGCGCGTACGGGCCGCGGAGTCGGGGCTCGGCGGCGTGCCGACGCTCTTCTCCAACGCCGAGACGTTCGCCCAACTCGCCGTGGCGGCCCGGCTCGGCGCGCACCGGTACGCCTCGACAGGCGCGCCCCGCGAACCCGGCACCCTGCTCCTGACCGTGTCCGGCGCGGTGCCCTCCCCCGCCGTCGTCGAGACGCCGAGCGGGGTGCCGCTCCCCTACGTCCTCCAGACGTGCGCCGCCGATCCGGCCCCCGGGGGCGTCCTGGTGGGCGGCTACCACGGTGCCTGGCTGGACGCCGCGACCGCGTACGGAACAGTCGTCACCCGCGAAGCGCTCGCGGCCGGCGGTGGCGCGCTTGGCGCGGGCGCGGTGCTACCGGTGCCCGCCGACACCTGCCCGCTGGGCGAGGCTCTGCTCGTAGCGCGCTGGCTGGCGGCGGAGTCATCGGGCCAGTGCGGCCCCTGCCGCCTGGGCCTGCCCACGATGGCCGGAGCACTGGTGGACGTTCTGGCGGGCGGCGGCCAGGAGGCCCTGGAAGCCGTACGGCGCGCCGCGCAGACCGTGGACGGGCGTGGCGCGTGCAAACACCCCGATGGCGCCGCGCGATTCGTACTCTCCGCGTTGGCCGCCTTCCCCGACGATCTCGCCGCGCATGTCCTGGGCGGCGGATGCGGCCGCGAAACGCACGGCGTACTGCCCCTGCCTGCTCCGGAACCGGCGAACGCGGCCGACGGTACGGGATCCGGGACCGCGGATCCGACGGCCGCCGCGGGCCGGCTCGCCGTGGACTGGACACTGTGCGAGGGCCACGGACTGTGCGCGCGGCTGCTTCCCGAGGCCGTGAGCCTCGACCCGGACGGCTACCCGCTGATCACGGACACCGCCCTCCCCGCCCGCCTCCACCCGCACGCCCAGCGAGCCGTCCGCCGCTGCCCCGCCCTCGCCCTGCGCCTGGAGAAGCCCTGA
- the leuS gene encoding leucine--tRNA ligase, with amino-acid sequence MSETTSAAEVAAPHRYTAALAADIEERWQDFWEAEGTYEAPNPKGDLAGDPELVAKPKKFIMDMFPYPSGAGLHVGHPLGFIATDVYARHLRMTGHNVLHTLGFDAFGLPAEQYAVQTGTHPRVSTKANIVNMRRQLRRLGLGHDLRRSVETIDPAYYKWTQWIFIQIFNSWYDADAKKARPIADLVAQFEAGERATPDGRPWSALSAAERAEVLGEYRLAYASDAPVNWCPGLGTVLANEEVTAEGRSERGNFPVFKAKLRQWNMRITAYGDRLLEDLDGLDWPEAIKLQQRNWIGRSEGARVDFPVGDDKITIFTTRQDTLFGATYMVLAPEHELVSGERSIVPDAWPEGTREAWTGGYGTPAEAVAAYRKQAAAKSDVERQAEAKDKTGVFTGAYATNPVSGERVPVFIADYVLMGYGTGAIMAVPAHDSRDFAFARAFELPMRCVVEPSDGRSQDPATWDDAFDSHEAKIINSSGADISGADISLDGLTVPDAKVKITEWLAANGIGEGTVNFRLRDWLFSRQRYWGEPFPIVYDEDGVAHALPESMLPLELPEVDDYSPRTFDPDDADTQPETPLSRNEDWVNVELDLGDGPKKYRRETNTMPNWAGSCWYEMRYTDPRNDTALVDPEIEQYWMGPREGQPTGGVDLYVGGQEHAVLHLLYARFWSKVLHDLGHIASSEPFHKLYNQGMIQAFVYRDSRGIAVPAAEVEERDGAYYYQGEKVSRVLGKMGKSLKNAVTPDEICAEYGADTLRLYEMAMGPLDVSRPWDTRAVVGQYRLLQRLWRNVVDEATGEATVVDAEPDEDTLRALHKAIDGVGQDLANLRFNTAIAKVTELNNHLTKTGGPVARSVAERLVLLVAPLAPHIAEELWRKLGHTDSVVHQDFPVADPAYVVDETVTCVVQVKGKVKARLEVSPSITDADLEAAALADPAVVAALGGAGIRKVIVRAPKLVNIVPA; translated from the coding sequence ATGAGCGAGACGACTTCGGCTGCCGAGGTGGCAGCGCCGCACCGTTACACGGCAGCGCTGGCCGCCGACATCGAGGAGCGCTGGCAGGACTTCTGGGAGGCGGAGGGGACGTACGAGGCCCCGAACCCGAAGGGCGATCTGGCGGGCGACCCGGAGCTGGTGGCCAAGCCCAAGAAGTTCATCATGGACATGTTCCCGTACCCCTCGGGGGCGGGGCTGCACGTGGGCCACCCGCTGGGCTTCATCGCCACCGACGTCTACGCCCGCCACCTGCGGATGACCGGCCACAACGTGCTGCACACGCTGGGCTTCGACGCCTTCGGGCTGCCCGCCGAGCAGTACGCCGTGCAGACCGGCACCCACCCCCGGGTCTCCACCAAGGCCAACATCGTCAACATGCGGCGCCAGCTGCGCCGGCTGGGGCTGGGCCACGACCTGCGCCGGTCGGTCGAGACGATCGACCCGGCCTACTACAAGTGGACCCAGTGGATCTTCATCCAGATCTTCAACTCCTGGTACGACGCCGACGCGAAGAAGGCGCGTCCCATCGCCGACCTGGTGGCGCAGTTCGAGGCCGGCGAGCGCGCGACGCCGGACGGGCGCCCCTGGAGTGCACTGAGCGCCGCCGAGCGCGCCGAGGTGCTGGGCGAGTACCGCCTGGCGTACGCCTCGGACGCGCCGGTCAACTGGTGCCCCGGCCTGGGCACCGTCCTGGCCAACGAGGAGGTCACCGCCGAGGGCCGGTCCGAGCGCGGCAACTTCCCGGTCTTCAAGGCCAAGCTGCGCCAGTGGAACATGCGCATCACCGCCTACGGTGACCGCCTGCTGGAGGACCTGGACGGGCTGGACTGGCCCGAGGCGATCAAGCTGCAGCAGCGCAACTGGATCGGCCGGTCCGAGGGCGCGCGCGTGGACTTCCCGGTCGGTGACGACAAGATCACCATCTTCACCACCCGCCAGGACACCCTGTTCGGCGCCACCTACATGGTGCTGGCGCCCGAGCACGAGCTGGTCTCCGGCGAGCGTTCGATCGTCCCGGACGCCTGGCCGGAGGGCACCCGCGAGGCGTGGACCGGCGGTTACGGCACCCCGGCCGAGGCGGTCGCCGCGTACCGCAAGCAGGCCGCGGCCAAGTCGGACGTCGAGCGGCAGGCCGAGGCCAAGGACAAGACCGGCGTCTTCACCGGCGCGTACGCGACCAACCCGGTCAGCGGCGAGCGCGTCCCGGTCTTCATCGCCGACTACGTGCTGATGGGCTACGGCACCGGCGCGATCATGGCCGTCCCGGCGCACGACAGCCGTGACTTCGCCTTCGCGCGCGCCTTCGAGCTGCCCATGCGCTGTGTGGTCGAGCCGTCGGACGGCCGCAGCCAGGACCCCGCCACCTGGGACGACGCCTTCGACTCGCACGAAGCGAAGATCATCAACTCGTCCGGTGCGGACATCTCGGGCGCGGACATCTCGCTGGACGGCCTGACCGTCCCGGACGCCAAGGTGAAGATCACCGAGTGGCTGGCGGCCAACGGCATCGGCGAGGGCACCGTCAACTTCCGGCTGCGCGACTGGCTGTTCAGCCGGCAGCGCTACTGGGGCGAGCCGTTCCCGATCGTCTACGACGAGGACGGCGTGGCGCACGCGCTGCCCGAGTCGATGCTGCCGCTGGAGCTGCCCGAGGTCGACGACTACTCGCCGCGCACCTTCGACCCGGACGATGCCGACACCCAGCCCGAGACCCCGCTGTCCCGCAACGAGGACTGGGTCAACGTGGAGCTGGACCTGGGCGACGGCCCGAAGAAGTACCGCCGCGAGACCAACACCATGCCCAACTGGGCGGGTTCCTGCTGGTACGAGATGCGCTACACCGACCCGCGCAACGACACCGCGCTGGTCGACCCGGAGATCGAGCAGTACTGGATGGGCCCCCGCGAGGGGCAGCCGACCGGTGGCGTCGACCTGTACGTGGGCGGCCAGGAGCACGCGGTGCTGCACCTGCTGTACGCCCGCTTCTGGTCCAAGGTGCTGCACGACCTGGGGCACATCGCCTCCTCGGAGCCCTTCCACAAGCTGTACAACCAGGGCATGATCCAGGCGTTCGTCTACCGGGACAGCCGCGGCATCGCCGTACCCGCCGCCGAGGTGGAGGAGCGCGACGGCGCGTACTACTACCAGGGCGAAAAGGTCAGCCGTGTCCTGGGCAAGATGGGCAAGTCCCTGAAGAACGCCGTCACGCCGGACGAGATCTGCGCGGAGTACGGCGCGGACACGCTGCGCCTGTACGAGATGGCGATGGGCCCGCTGGACGTCTCGCGGCCGTGGGACACCCGCGCCGTGGTCGGCCAGTACCGCCTGCTGCAGCGCCTGTGGCGCAACGTGGTGGACGAGGCGACCGGCGAGGCCACCGTCGTCGACGCCGAGCCGGACGAGGACACGCTGCGCGCCCTGCACAAGGCGATCGACGGCGTCGGCCAGGACCTGGCCAATCTGCGCTTCAACACCGCCATCGCCAAGGTGACGGAGCTGAACAACCACCTGACGAAGACGGGCGGCCCGGTCGCGCGCTCGGTGGCCGAGCGCCTGGTCCTGCTGGTCGCGCCGCTGGCACCGCACATCGCCGAGGAGCTGTGGCGCAAGCTGGGCCACACCGACTCGGTGGTCCACCAGGACTTTCCGGTCGCCGACCCGGCGTACGTGGTCGACGAGACCGTGACCTGCGTCGTCCAGGTCAAGGGCAAGGTCAAGGCCCGCCTGGAGGTCTCGCCGTCGATCACGGACGCGGACCTGGAGGCGGCGGCGCTGGCGGACCCGGCGGTCGTGGCGGCGCTGGGCGGCGCGGGCATCCGCAAGGTGATCGTACGGGCGCCGAAGCTGGTGAACATCGTTCCTGCGTAA
- a CDS encoding DegV family protein — MSRHVAIVTDSTAYLPRAALQRHAITAVPLTVVLGDEALEEGTEISARSVAQALQKRRYVTTSRPSPEAFAATYREIAKAGAQSIVSLHLSSEFSGTYDAAVLAAAEAPVPVRVVDTGMVAMALGFCALAAAEAAESGGSLDEAVAAAEKRAEQTSAYFYVDTLDYLRRGGRIGAAQALLGSALAVKPLLQLAEGRIDLLEKVRTASKAIARLEEIAVERAGEGQVDIAVHHLAAPDRSDALAERLRERVPGLAELHVSEVGAVIGAHTGPGLLGVVVSPR, encoded by the coding sequence ATGTCCCGCCATGTCGCGATCGTCACCGATTCAACGGCCTACCTGCCGCGGGCGGCACTGCAACGCCACGCCATCACGGCGGTACCGCTCACCGTCGTCCTCGGGGACGAGGCCCTGGAGGAGGGTACCGAGATCTCGGCGAGATCGGTCGCCCAGGCCCTCCAGAAGCGCCGGTACGTGACGACCTCGCGGCCCAGCCCCGAGGCGTTCGCCGCCACCTACCGGGAGATCGCCAAGGCGGGGGCGCAGAGCATCGTTTCCCTGCATCTGTCCTCGGAGTTCTCCGGTACGTACGACGCGGCGGTGCTGGCGGCCGCGGAGGCTCCGGTGCCGGTACGGGTCGTGGACACCGGCATGGTGGCCATGGCGCTCGGCTTCTGCGCCCTGGCGGCGGCCGAGGCGGCGGAGTCCGGCGGGAGCCTGGACGAGGCGGTCGCCGCGGCCGAGAAGCGCGCCGAACAGACGTCCGCGTACTTCTACGTGGACACCCTCGACTACCTGCGCCGGGGCGGCCGGATCGGCGCCGCGCAGGCACTGCTGGGCTCGGCGCTCGCGGTCAAGCCACTGCTCCAGCTCGCCGAGGGGCGGATCGATCTCCTGGAGAAGGTCCGCACGGCCTCGAAGGCGATCGCCAGGCTGGAGGAGATCGCCGTGGAACGGGCGGGCGAGGGCCAGGTGGACATCGCCGTACACCACCTGGCGGCCCCCGACCGCTCGGACGCCCTGGCCGAACGCCTGCGAGAACGGGTACCCGGCCTCGCGGAACTCCACGTGAGCGAGGTGGGCGCGGTAATCGGAGCGCATACGGGCCCGGGGCTGCTGGGGGTTGTGGTTTCGCCGCGCTGA
- a CDS encoding ComEA family DNA-binding protein: MAALVVVLLVAVAFAVHHFWADRPQPVRAPAAHATPAPTPVPAPQSQAAAPTPAGVPPAATGRLLVVDVVGKVHRPGIHRLPSGSRVADALRAAGGVLDGANIRGLNRARLLIDGEQIAVDVPGAGPGAVGQGTGLGPTSGAGAGSSASGAGATGGASSGSAGASVGTGGTGGTGAGAAPISLNSATVEQLDALPGVGPVLARHIIEYRTAHGGFTSVEQLRDVNGIGDRRFADLRSLVQP, encoded by the coding sequence TTGGCCGCCCTGGTCGTGGTGCTCCTGGTGGCGGTGGCCTTCGCGGTGCACCACTTCTGGGCGGACCGGCCCCAGCCTGTACGGGCTCCGGCCGCGCATGCCACGCCGGCGCCGACCCCGGTTCCGGCGCCGCAGTCACAGGCGGCGGCACCGACCCCGGCCGGTGTGCCACCGGCCGCCACGGGACGGCTGCTCGTGGTCGATGTCGTCGGAAAGGTGCACCGGCCCGGCATCCACCGGCTGCCTTCCGGGTCCCGGGTCGCCGACGCGCTGCGGGCGGCGGGTGGCGTGCTGGACGGCGCGAACATCCGCGGGCTGAACCGGGCGCGACTGCTGATCGACGGCGAGCAGATCGCCGTGGACGTGCCGGGAGCCGGGCCGGGGGCAGTGGGGCAGGGCACCGGCCTCGGCCCGACCTCGGGCGCGGGGGCCGGCTCGTCGGCGTCCGGAGCCGGTGCGACCGGCGGCGCGTCGTCCGGCAGCGCCGGGGCCTCCGTCGGTACGGGTGGTACGGGTGGTACGGGTGCCGGAGCCGCCCCCATCAGCCTCAACTCCGCGACCGTGGAACAGCTCGACGCCCTTCCCGGAGTCGGTCCCGTCCTGGCGCGGCACATCATCGAATACCGCACGGCACACGGCGGCTTCACCTCCGTGGAACAGCTCCGCGACGTGAACGGCATCGGTGACCGCCGCTTCGCCGACCTGCGTTCCCTGGTCCAGCCATGA